In Hevea brasiliensis isolate MT/VB/25A 57/8 chromosome 13, ASM3005281v1, whole genome shotgun sequence, a single genomic region encodes these proteins:
- the LOC110637902 gene encoding probable 1-deoxy-D-xylulose-5-phosphate synthase 2, chloroplastic isoform X1, protein MACSLLTSSGFLPAHFKPSTNLWCSKFNGVVAAAMGTTSSSDDMINDMAMREQQKKQKTTPNFSGNKPSTPILDTINYPIHMKNLSILELEILAEELREEIVYTVSKTGGHLSSSLGVTELTVALHHVFNTPQDKIIWDVGHQAYPHKILTGRRSRMHTIRQTFGLAGFPKRNESEYDAFGAGHSSTSISAGLGMAVGRDLLGKNNHVISIIGDGAMTAGMAFEAMNNAGYLDSNLIIILNDNKQVSLPTATVDGPAPPVGALSKALTKLQSSRKLRQLREAAKGITRQIGGQTHEMAAKVDSYVRGMVGGSGTCLFEELGLYYIGPVDGHSVEDLVYILGKVKAMPAPGPVLIHVITEKGKGYSPAEIAPDKMHGVVKFDPTSGKQLKSKSNTLSYTQYFAESLIAEAERDDKIVAIHAAMGGGTGLNLFQKQFPDRCFDVGIAEQHAVTFAAGLAAEGLKPFCAIYSSFLQRGYDQVVHDVDLQKLPVRFAIDRAGLVGADGPTHCGAFDVTYMACLPNMVVMAPSDETQLMHMVATAAAIDDRPCCFRYPRGNGIGFSPLPSNNKGTPLEVGKGRILRKGNRVAFLGYGTIVQSCLQAAKHLQELGISVTVADAIFCKPLDRELIRELVQEHEILITIEEGSIGGFSSHVSHFLALNGLLDGNIKWRPMVLPDRHIDHGSQKDQTEEAGLSSSHIAATVLSLIGEEKDSFHLINQLRLDIDP, encoded by the exons ATGGCTTGTTCACTTCTAACATCATCAGGTTTCCTTCCTGCCCATTTCAAACCCAGTACAAATCTCTGGTGCTCTAAGTTCAACGGAGTGGTAGCTGCTGCAATGGGAACTACTTCAAGTAGTGATGATATGATCAACGACATGGCTATGAGAGAGCAGCAGAAAAAGCAGAAAACAACTCCCAATTTCTCTGGAAATAAGCCATCTACACCAATTCTTGATACTATAAACTACCCAATTCACATGAAGAATCTTTCTATTCTC GAGCTTGAGATATTGGCCGAAGAACTGCGAGAAGAGATAGTGTATACAGTTTCAAAGACTGGAGGGCACCTAAGTTCAAGCTTAGGGGTGACAGAGCTCACTGTGGCTCTTCACCATGTCTTTAATACTCCTCAAGATAAAATCATTTGGGATGTTGGCCATCAG GCCTACCCACACAAGATTTTAACCGGCAGGAGATCAAGAATGCATACGATTCGCCAAACTTTTGGGCTTGCAGGGTTCCCCAAGAGAAATGAAAGTGAATATGATGCCTTTGGAGCTGGACATAGTTCTACTAGCATTTCAGCAGGCCTAGGAATGGCAGTTGGTAGAGACTTGCTAGGGAAGAACAATCATGTAATTTCGATTATCGGCGACGGTGCCATGACTGCAGGAATGGCTTTCGAGGCCATGAACAATGCAGGATATCTTGATTCAAATCTCATTATCATATTGAATGACAATAAGCAAGTTTCTTTGCCTACTGCGACTGTGGATGGTCCTGCACCTCCAGTTGGTGCTCTGAGCAAAGCCTTAACAAAGCTACAATCAAGCAGGAAGCTTCGCCAGCTGCGTGAAGCTGCAAAG GGCATCACAAGGCAAATTGGAGGGCAAACGCATGAAATGGCAGCTAAGGTGGACTCTTATGTGAGGGGAATGGTGGGTGGTTCTGGGACCTGTTTGTTTGAAGAACTAGGATTATACTATATTGGTCCAGTTGATGGCCACAGCGTGGAAGACCTTGTCTACATATTAGGCAAAGTCAAGGCCATGCCTGCACCAGGACCTGTTCTTATTCATGTTATTACTGAGAAAGGCAAAGGCTATTCTCCAGCTGAAATTGCACCTGATAAGATGCATG GTGTTGTGAAATTTGACCCAACCTCTGGGAAGCAATTAAAGTCCAAATCAAATACTCTTTCCTACACCCAATACTTTGCTGAGTCTTTGATTGCTGAAGCAGAGAGAGATGATAAGATCGTAGCCATCCACGCTGCAATGGGAGGAGGCACAGGACTTAATTTGTTTCAAAAACAATTCCCAGATAGATGTTTCGATGTCGGTATAGCAGAACAGCATGCTGTTACCTTTGCTGCTGGTTTAGCTGCTGAAGGCCTTAAGCCTTTCTGTGCTATTTACTCTTCTTTCCTTCAAAGAGGTTATGATCag GTGGTTCATGATGTGGACCTTCAAAAGCTTCCTGTGAGATTTGCAATAGACAGGGCTGGCCTTGTTGGTGCAGATGGTCCAACCCATTGTGGAGCCTTTGATGTTACTTACATGGCTTGTTTACCTAACATGGTGGTTATGGCTCCTTCAGATGAGACTCAACTCATGCACATGGTGGCCACAGCTGCAGCCATTGATGATCGTCCTTGTTGCTTTAGGTACCCTAGAGGAAATGGGATTGGCTTCTCCCCTCTTCCATCAAACAACAAGGGTACCCCATTAGAG GTTGGCAAGGGAAGAATCCTAAGGAAGGGTAATAGGGTTGCTTTTCTGGGATATGGAACAATAGTACAAAGCTGTTTGCAAGCAGCAAAGCACCTTCAAGAACTAGGCATCTCAGTAACAGTTGCTGATGCAATATTCTGCAAACCTCTTGATAGAGAATTGATTAGAGAATTAGTTCAAGAGCATGAGATCCTTATCACTATTGAAGAAGGTTCCATTGGAGGTTTCAGCTCTCATGTCTCCCATTTCTTGGCCTTGAATGGGTTACTAGATGGAAATATCAAG TGGAGGCCTATGGTGCTCCCGGACAGACACATAGATCATGGATCACAGAAAGATCAGACGGAAGAAGCAGGGCTTAGTTCCAGTCACATTGCAGCCACTGTTTTATCACTGATTGGCGAAGAAAAGGATTCATTTCACTTAATCAATCAATTGAGATTAGATATCGACCCTTAA
- the LOC110637902 gene encoding probable 1-deoxy-D-xylulose-5-phosphate synthase 2, chloroplastic isoform X2: MACSLLTSSGFLPAHFKPSTNLWCSKFNGVVAAAMGTTSSSDDMINDMAMREQQKKQKTTPNFSGNKPSTPILDTINYPIHMKNLSILELEILAEELREEIVYTVSKTGGHLSSSLGVTELTVALHHVFNTPQDKIIWDVGHQAYPHKILTGRRSRMHTIRQTFGLAGFPKRNESEYDAFGAGHSSTSISAGLGMAVGRDLLGKNNHVISIIGDGAMTAGMAFEAMNNAGYLDSNLIIILNDNKQVSLPTATVDGPAPPVGALSKALTKLQSSRKLRQLREAAKGITRQIGGQTHEMAAKVDSYVRGMVGGSGTCLFEELGLYYIGPVDGHSVEDLVYILGKVKAMPAPGPVLIHVITEKGKGYSPAEIAPDKMHGVVKFDPTSGKQLKSKSNTLSYTQYFAESLIAEAERDDKIVAIHAAMGGGTGLNLFQKQFPDRCFDVGIAEQHAVTFAAGLAAEGLKPFCAIYSSFLQRGYDQVVHDVDLQKLPVRFAIDRAGLVGADGPTHCGAFDVTYMACLPNMVVMAPSDETQLMHMVATAAAIDDRPCCFRYPRGNGIGFSPLPSNNKGTPLEVGKGRILRKGNRVAFLGYGTIVQSCLQAAKHLQELGISVTVADAIFCKPLDRELIRELVQEHEILITIEEGSIGGFSSHVSHFLALNGLLDGNIKVCTHRPHDKKVALPSKFHG, translated from the exons ATGGCTTGTTCACTTCTAACATCATCAGGTTTCCTTCCTGCCCATTTCAAACCCAGTACAAATCTCTGGTGCTCTAAGTTCAACGGAGTGGTAGCTGCTGCAATGGGAACTACTTCAAGTAGTGATGATATGATCAACGACATGGCTATGAGAGAGCAGCAGAAAAAGCAGAAAACAACTCCCAATTTCTCTGGAAATAAGCCATCTACACCAATTCTTGATACTATAAACTACCCAATTCACATGAAGAATCTTTCTATTCTC GAGCTTGAGATATTGGCCGAAGAACTGCGAGAAGAGATAGTGTATACAGTTTCAAAGACTGGAGGGCACCTAAGTTCAAGCTTAGGGGTGACAGAGCTCACTGTGGCTCTTCACCATGTCTTTAATACTCCTCAAGATAAAATCATTTGGGATGTTGGCCATCAG GCCTACCCACACAAGATTTTAACCGGCAGGAGATCAAGAATGCATACGATTCGCCAAACTTTTGGGCTTGCAGGGTTCCCCAAGAGAAATGAAAGTGAATATGATGCCTTTGGAGCTGGACATAGTTCTACTAGCATTTCAGCAGGCCTAGGAATGGCAGTTGGTAGAGACTTGCTAGGGAAGAACAATCATGTAATTTCGATTATCGGCGACGGTGCCATGACTGCAGGAATGGCTTTCGAGGCCATGAACAATGCAGGATATCTTGATTCAAATCTCATTATCATATTGAATGACAATAAGCAAGTTTCTTTGCCTACTGCGACTGTGGATGGTCCTGCACCTCCAGTTGGTGCTCTGAGCAAAGCCTTAACAAAGCTACAATCAAGCAGGAAGCTTCGCCAGCTGCGTGAAGCTGCAAAG GGCATCACAAGGCAAATTGGAGGGCAAACGCATGAAATGGCAGCTAAGGTGGACTCTTATGTGAGGGGAATGGTGGGTGGTTCTGGGACCTGTTTGTTTGAAGAACTAGGATTATACTATATTGGTCCAGTTGATGGCCACAGCGTGGAAGACCTTGTCTACATATTAGGCAAAGTCAAGGCCATGCCTGCACCAGGACCTGTTCTTATTCATGTTATTACTGAGAAAGGCAAAGGCTATTCTCCAGCTGAAATTGCACCTGATAAGATGCATG GTGTTGTGAAATTTGACCCAACCTCTGGGAAGCAATTAAAGTCCAAATCAAATACTCTTTCCTACACCCAATACTTTGCTGAGTCTTTGATTGCTGAAGCAGAGAGAGATGATAAGATCGTAGCCATCCACGCTGCAATGGGAGGAGGCACAGGACTTAATTTGTTTCAAAAACAATTCCCAGATAGATGTTTCGATGTCGGTATAGCAGAACAGCATGCTGTTACCTTTGCTGCTGGTTTAGCTGCTGAAGGCCTTAAGCCTTTCTGTGCTATTTACTCTTCTTTCCTTCAAAGAGGTTATGATCag GTGGTTCATGATGTGGACCTTCAAAAGCTTCCTGTGAGATTTGCAATAGACAGGGCTGGCCTTGTTGGTGCAGATGGTCCAACCCATTGTGGAGCCTTTGATGTTACTTACATGGCTTGTTTACCTAACATGGTGGTTATGGCTCCTTCAGATGAGACTCAACTCATGCACATGGTGGCCACAGCTGCAGCCATTGATGATCGTCCTTGTTGCTTTAGGTACCCTAGAGGAAATGGGATTGGCTTCTCCCCTCTTCCATCAAACAACAAGGGTACCCCATTAGAG GTTGGCAAGGGAAGAATCCTAAGGAAGGGTAATAGGGTTGCTTTTCTGGGATATGGAACAATAGTACAAAGCTGTTTGCAAGCAGCAAAGCACCTTCAAGAACTAGGCATCTCAGTAACAGTTGCTGATGCAATATTCTGCAAACCTCTTGATAGAGAATTGATTAGAGAATTAGTTCAAGAGCATGAGATCCTTATCACTATTGAAGAAGGTTCCATTGGAGGTTTCAGCTCTCATGTCTCCCATTTCTTGGCCTTGAATGGGTTACTAGATGGAAATATCAAGGTATGTACGCATAGACCACATGATAAAAAGGTAGCCCTCCCATCAAAGTTTCATGGATAA